TCATCTTTGCTTCCAGCAACTTTGTTATCTCACCTAATTCGTGCCGATTACTGGCTAAGTATGACAATCCGTCTTTGATATTAGGTGGCAGCTGTTCGAATTGTAATCTAATTTCATTCTTGTCTTGCATGCTATTTAAGAAGCCTTGTGCACATACAAGTTGTACATTTGATTTAAGCTGTCCAACATTCCCATATGTGACACTTCCAATCAAAGCTTGCACCACATCTTCATTCAAACAAATATTTTTCTGAATTCGATTTGCCTCAAGGGTCAGCAACTGTTCTAACAACTGTATTTTTTCATGTGCTGTCCTTTGCTGGAAGGCTGGTAACTGAATAATAATGGGAATTCTTCTTACAAAAGTTTGGAGAAGCGAACTTTCTGGATTCTCGGTTGTAGCACAAACTAATCTGACGTCAGCACGATGCACCTTTGCCGTCTCACCAAGTCTGCTATATGTGCCGTGATCCATAAAATAAAAAATCATTTCTTGTCCTTCGGGTGGTAATCGATGAACTTCATCTAAGAAAAGCATTCCCCCATCTGCTTGTTGAATTAATCCATCTTTATCTTCATTAGCTCCTGTAAAAGCACCTTTAACATATCCAAAAAGGTGGGACATGAGCAACTGTGGATTATGTGCATAGTCAGCACAGTTAAAGGTAATAAACTGTTTTTTCATTAAGATGTCAGCATCTACAGCAAAGCGATACATTGTATTGGCAAAATACGTCTTACCCGAACCTGTAGGACCTATGATCAATGTATTTAATCCATGTGGGGGATAGAGCAATGCTGCTTTTGCCTGCTCAACTTGATTTTTTAAGCTATCACGATTTCCTACCATACTGGCAAAAGTATTTTGCTTTCCTTTGGATAGGTACAAATCAATATTGTTATTTTCAATTTCCTTATCTGCAGCAAAGCCTATCTTGGTTCCTTCAATTTTTGCTGCTTCAATCGGATCTAGATGTATTCCAGTTTTATTCACCCAATATTTTACTGGTCTGCCACTTTGTTTATTCACAAGACCTTCGCGCACAAGTTGATTCAACTCTTTACTGACATTTGATCTAAAAATACCCAATCCTTCTGCCACTTCACTAGTTGTAAGAGCACTTTTTATTCCAGCGTCATGACTTGTTAAATAATCAATAATTTTTTCGCGCCGTGTCATACTTGTAACCCCTTTCGCTTTGTGTATCAAAAGTGTATCACTCATTTCAATTAGTTTCAAATTTTAATACTCAAATAATGTATTAAGAAAATTTTATTTAGATATCACTTAGCCTTATCTACATTACTAATAGTCTTAGACCCCTGCTCATGATTGGGGTCTAGGGCACGGTGAACCACTTATAGATGGTTACTAGGCTTCTTATCTTTAATAAATATCCCATAAAATTGTGGCTTGTTTACTGTATTAAAAAAGAAAACCAATTCGAAAATGAATTGATTTTCCCATAAAAGTCTCTCATCAACAGTCATTGAAAAAGTATCCTAATTGTTAAATAAAAACTTAGTTTTTTATTACTTCACGTAAGCATCCTTGAAGTTAAAGTTAACACCAGCTGAGTTGTAGATAACACCCTTAACCTTAGATTTAACCAAAGTTGCTTGTGCTTGTTGATACAACGGTGCAACTCCTTGTTCTTTCATCAGAAGCTCCGAAGCATTTACCATATCACTCCAACGTTTAGATGTTGAACCAGCATTTTTGTCCTTAGAATCAGAGATAAGTGAATCGTATTCAGAATTGCTCCACTTACCATTGTTGTATGAGTTATCCGAAGTAAACAAATCCACAAAACTAATTGGATCTGAGAAATCAGCGCCCCAACCTGAAAGAACAACATCAAACTGTCCATTTTGTGATTTAGATAGGCGTGTCTTGAATGGCACATTGTTTACAGATACCTTAATACCTGACAATGTCTCTTCAAGTTGACTCTGAATATATGCAGAAACATCTTTAGCAGCATCTGTATCATCTGCTAACAAGGTAAACTGTACACTGTTGGTTCCCAATTCTTTAAGTCCTTCTGCCCAAAGTTTTTTAGCTTCTGCTCTATCACTCTTAACGCCATCATAAGTTTTAGCATCTTTCGTAAAGTCATTACCATCATATGACGCTAATCCTTTTGATACAATACCAGGAGCAACTACAGAACCATCACCAAGAACCTTCTTAACTAATTGTTTACGGTTAATCGCCAAAGAAATGGCTTGACGAATTTTCTTGTTTTGGAAAAGCTTTTGTGTTTGATTAAATTCAAGGTAATTAATCCTTGCTCCGCTACGAACTGTAAATTCTTTTGAATTTGACAATTGTTTAGCTTGCTCAGAACCTAAGAGTGTTTCATCGAGTTTACCACTTTGATACAAGTTATAGCTAGTGGTTGTGCTCTTATTGACTTTAAAGTTAATTGCGGATAATTTTACGTTCTTCTTATCCCAGTAATTACTGTTTTTCTTCAATGTCCAACTAAGATTTGAGCCTGTCCAACCAGTCATCTTAAATGGTCCACTGTATACCATATACTTAGAAGCAGTACCATATTTGCTGCCATACTTCTCAACTGCACTCTTGTTTTGTGGGAAGAATGATGGAAAGCCCATTAAAAGCTTGAAGTAAGGCACTTTCTTTTCAAGCGTAACTACCAATTTATAATTGCCCTCTGCCTTTATTCCAAGCGTATTAACTGATTTCTTACCTGAAACAATATCATCTGCATTTTTGATGCCACTAAATAAATATGCATATTCTGAAGCCGTCTTCGGATTAACAGTTCTTTGCCAAGAATAAACGAAATCCTTAGCCGTTAATTTTTCTCCATTACTCCACTTCGCATCTTTACGCAAAGTAAATGTATAAGTCATCCCGTTATTAGAAATCTTAGTTGCTTTTGCGATTCCTGGTTCTATTTTACTGTTTTTACCTAAACGATATAGACCTTCGTTTGTATTGTTCAACATATCAAAACTTATTGTATCTGTAGCTTTTGAAATATCCATTGACGGCAACTCCGAAGGTTCACTCCAATTAACAACCTGTTTTGAACTAGATGAACTGGATGAACTACCACAAGCCGCTAAAATCAGCGTGCACGCAGTTACTGCTACCCCTAAACCAAACTTTTTTTGTATCTTCATCAAAACATCCCCTTTTTTCCACAAAAAATTCAAAACGTTAGCATGAAATTAATTCTAAGTTAAAATCTCATTAAAAGCAATAATTTTTAAAAAAAGTTTGTTTATCTGTTTTTTAGAAACAAAAATGGCGTCCACCTTCCGCAGTGGACGCCTCACCGTATAATAGAATCTTAAGCTTATCAGGTGGTTTAAAAAAAGTCAATAGTTACCATGGGAACCCCAGTTTGTTTTTGTTGATTTTTTCAATAAAAGGACTAAAATATAGTTGAAAAATAAAGAAAGGAAGTCTTAGTTATGAGTAACGAATTAACAAACAGAATCAATAATTGGATGGAACAAGATGATTTCTTCAGTAACTTGGGTCACTCGTTTTTTGAAGGTGCCAAGTCATTTAATCAAGCTCTTAAAACTGACATCAAAGAAACAGATGAAGCATATGATGTCAAAGTTGATATTCCAGGAATAAGCAAGGATGATATTTCTCTATCCTACGATGATGGAGTTCTTTCGATTAACGCAAAAAGAGATTCCTTTGAGGATAAAAGTGACAAAGACGGAAATATCATCACTAGCGAACGTAGCTATGGCAGTTATTCAAGACAATATCGTCTTCCTAATGTAGTTAAGGATCAAATTTCTGCAAAATACACTGACGGAGTATTAAACATCAGTCTTCCAAAGTCAAAAGCTAACCTTTCGTCTGAAAACCAAATTAAAATTGATTAATTTCTGTTCCAAAAGCCTTATATAAGGCAACTTTAGAGTTAATTAAAATAAAATTACTTTTCTAATATAAATTTCATTTAGTTGATTATTACGATTTTCTTTATGATAAAAGATGCCACATAAGTCAAAAGTTAATTTTTGGCTTGGCATCTTTTTTTCTTGCTAACTATGCCACATAAGTCAAAATTTCATGGGTATCTTTGAATCATTCATAACAAATCACTCGCAATGTTCGCGATTTTTAGTTATTATTCGTGTTTTAAAAAAATGGTTTATAATTTTTTCATTCACAAAATTATATAGCGCCCAGTTCTTTCCTTAATTTAAAGCCGTTATCCTTCGCATATATACTTTAAAAAGTAAGAAATAAACATCTTACAAAATATATCATTATATGATATACTCTCTATAAACATATTACTAATTATAAAATTACAATATTGTTCGTATTTTTAAGGGGGAATTTATTTTGAAGCCAAATAGATATATCGTTGCCTTCGCAGGCATTATGTTACATCTGATGATAGGTTCAGTCTATGCTTGGAGCGTCTTTACGGAACCACTTGCTAAACAGACTGGCTGGACCGAAGCTTCTGTCGCGGGAGCATTCAGTATTGCAATCTTTTTCCTTGGAATGTCAGCTGCCTTCATGGGTAGAATTGTTGAAGCAGCGGGTCCAAGGTTGACTGGAACAATTTCTAGTATTCTGTATAGCGTTGGAATAATTTTAACAGGCTATTCTATTCACATTCATTCCCTTCTTCTTCTATACATCGCATACGGAGTTATCGGTGGTTTGGGTCTTGGTTCTGGTTATGTTACTCCAGTATCAACTATCATCAAGTGGTTCCCTGATAAACGCGGATTAGCAACTGGACTTGCAATCATGGGCTTTGGTTTTGCCGCAATGCTCACAGGTCCCGTTGCTCAAAATCTTATAGCCAGCGTAGGGCTTGAGAAAACTTTTTATATCCTTGGTACATTCTATTTTGTTGTAATGATTATTTCTGCACAATTTATTCGCAAACCTAATTCCTCAAAAGAAACATTAAGTCTTGAGAAAAAAGGAATTCGAATTACCACTGGACCCGAATTAACTGCTAATCAAGCCGTTAAAACAAAATCATTTGTTCTCCTTTGGTTCATGTTCTTTATCAATATCACATGTGGAATTGGTCTTGTCTCAGCAGCATCACCAATGGCGCAAGAAATGACTGGTATGTCTGCTGCCACTGCTGCTGTTATGGTAGGGATAATCGGGTTATTCAATGGATTTGGACGTCTTATCTGGGCAACTCTTTCTGACTTTATTGGCAGACCAGTAACCTTCAGTGCCATCTTCATTGTGAATGTCGTAATGCTCTCGACTATCCTAACTTTTAGTACTCCCCTAGTATTTGTAATCGCATTATGCTTAGTCCTCTCATGTTATGGGGCCGGTTTTTCTGTAATTCCAGCCTATTTAGGAGATGTTTTTGGCACAAAAGAGCTTGGCGCTATTCATGGATATATCCTAACTGCTTGGGCTGTTGCCGGAATAGTTGGCCCCTTACTTTTATCTTTTACACATCAAATTCTTCATAGTTATTCTGTCACATTAATTGTTTTCATTATAATTGATATTCTTGCATTGATATCTTCATTTTGGATTCAACGAGGATTTATCAAAATTGGTAAATTAACAGATAATTAATAATTTTTAACTCTACCTGCGGAACTTTGAGTAACTTCATTGTTTCGTATTTTTTTGCAAAAAACTCTTTAGTTTTACTGCTTATTTTTATCTGCTAATATGTAAGTATAATTCAACAGGTATCATGTCTGTTTATCATTTTTTAAGTGAGGTTATCCAAATGTACTTATTCACTATTGGAATTCTAATTGGAATTTTTTTGCCTATGCAGACTGCAATTAACTCGCGGCTGCGCGTCTTTGTAACTTCTCCTTTCATTGCCTCTACAATTTCTTTCAGTGTTGGCACACTTTTCCTAGGGATTCTTGTAGCTATTACCCATGGCGTATTGCTGCCTAGCACTGCAATTATATCAAACCAGCCATTATGGATTTGGTTAGGCGGAATTCTTGGAATTATCTTCTTAACTGGTAACATTTTGCTTTTCCCGCACATAGGTGGAGTTCAAACCGTTATTATGCCAATCCTAGGCCAGATACTTGCAAGTATGTTGATCGATAATTTTGGATTATTT
Above is a window of Liquorilactobacillus hordei DSM 19519 DNA encoding:
- a CDS encoding peptide ABC transporter substrate-binding protein, whose translation is MKIQKKFGLGVAVTACTLILAACGSSSSSSSSKQVVNWSEPSELPSMDISKATDTISFDMLNNTNEGLYRLGKNSKIEPGIAKATKISNNGMTYTFTLRKDAKWSNGEKLTAKDFVYSWQRTVNPKTASEYAYLFSGIKNADDIVSGKKSVNTLGIKAEGNYKLVVTLEKKVPYFKLLMGFPSFFPQNKSAVEKYGSKYGTASKYMVYSGPFKMTGWTGSNLSWTLKKNSNYWDKKNVKLSAINFKVNKSTTTSYNLYQSGKLDETLLGSEQAKQLSNSKEFTVRSGARINYLEFNQTQKLFQNKKIRQAISLAINRKQLVKKVLGDGSVVAPGIVSKGLASYDGNDFTKDAKTYDGVKSDRAEAKKLWAEGLKELGTNSVQFTLLADDTDAAKDVSAYIQSQLEETLSGIKVSVNNVPFKTRLSKSQNGQFDVVLSGWGADFSDPISFVDLFTSDNSYNNGKWSNSEYDSLISDSKDKNAGSTSKRWSDMVNASELLMKEQGVAPLYQQAQATLVKSKVKGVIYNSAGVNFNFKDAYVK
- a CDS encoding OFA family MFS transporter, which encodes MKPNRYIVAFAGIMLHLMIGSVYAWSVFTEPLAKQTGWTEASVAGAFSIAIFFLGMSAAFMGRIVEAAGPRLTGTISSILYSVGIILTGYSIHIHSLLLLYIAYGVIGGLGLGSGYVTPVSTIIKWFPDKRGLATGLAIMGFGFAAMLTGPVAQNLIASVGLEKTFYILGTFYFVVMIISAQFIRKPNSSKETLSLEKKGIRITTGPELTANQAVKTKSFVLLWFMFFINITCGIGLVSAASPMAQEMTGMSAATAAVMVGIIGLFNGFGRLIWATLSDFIGRPVTFSAIFIVNVVMLSTILTFSTPLVFVIALCLVLSCYGAGFSVIPAYLGDVFGTKELGAIHGYILTAWAVAGIVGPLLLSFTHQILHSYSVTLIVFIIIDILALISSFWIQRGFIKIGKLTDN
- a CDS encoding Hsp20/alpha crystallin family protein codes for the protein MSNELTNRINNWMEQDDFFSNLGHSFFEGAKSFNQALKTDIKETDEAYDVKVDIPGISKDDISLSYDDGVLSINAKRDSFEDKSDKDGNIITSERSYGSYSRQYRLPNVVKDQISAKYTDGVLNISLPKSKANLSSENQIKID